In Mastacembelus armatus chromosome 5, fMasArm1.2, whole genome shotgun sequence, a single genomic region encodes these proteins:
- the hrh1 gene encoding histamine H1 receptor: MMESGLSPSTDPLHISTNTYVNYSNKNWSGLLDSDSLRSNHTLTLYDRFHSAFLGIFLGLLSLLTIIMNLLVLYAVKREKSLHTVGNLYIVSLSVADLMVGTTVMPLNLVYILEDEWKLGRAVCQFWLIMDYVASTASIFSLFILCLDRYRSVRQPLKYLKYRTRGQASVMISGAWLLSMTWIIPILGWRSFTHVDLKPEEQNKCDTDFRFVTWFKVITAVFNFYVPSILMLFFYIHIYLAVRQHLRDRERIIHPTDSFGENENGRNSQTPEKNDSKSPKRESEIPIKLSKKQLLDQNTLDQTYSLKEADKTTASLRAHKTTGVKCKAPLLDMTTKQIQMVRKAKRCSLSPAEKQPNTEIPLSRPQDMICPEGNHENKQTVPNSVGGVCDISQVSDVQRFTSVLYNNYDFSHALPWTEEGVVEDNLDPANAVTLKQTWQRFIDQSRQRIQTLRIHKEHKAAKQLGFIIAVFLLCWIPYFIAFMVTAFCRECVHHDLHMFTIWLGYINSTLNPFIYPLCNGNFKRVFRNILNIRL; encoded by the coding sequence ATGATGGAATCTGGTTTGTCACCTTCCACAGACCCTCTACACATCAGCACCAACACCTATGTCaattacagcaacaaaaactggagtggtctcCTTGACAGTGACTCACTGAGGAGCAATCACACCCTGACACTTTACGATCGCTTCCACAGCGCCTTCCTGGGAATCTTTCTGGGACTTCTTTCGCTCCTCACTATCATAATGAACCTGCttgttctttatgctgtgaagagagagaagagccTCCACACAGTCGGGAACCTCTACATTGTCAGCCTGTCTGTGGCAGATCTGATGGTAGGCACCACAGTTATGCCTCTGAACCTGGTGTATATTTTGGAGGATGAATGGAAGCTGGGCCGGGCTGTCTGCCAATTTTGGCTTATTATGGACTATGTGGCTAGCACAGCTTCAATTTTCAGCTTGTTTATTCTCTGTTTGGATCGGTATCGCTCTGTCAGACAGCCGCTTAAGTATCTGAAATATCGAACGCGTGGCCAAGCCAGTGTGATGATTTCCGGAGCATGGCTGCTGTCGATGACATGGATTATTCCTATTTTAGGATGGAGATCTTTCACACATGTAGACCTTAAACCCGAGGAGCAGAACAAGTGTGACACAGATTTCCGATTTGTTACATGGTTTAAGGTTATCACTGCTGTCTTCAACTTTTATGTACCCTCAattttgatgttgtttttttacatacacaTCTACTTGGCAGTAAGGCAACATCTACGGGACAGAGAAAGGATCATTCATCCAACAGATTCATTTGGGGAAAATGAGAATGGAAGAAATTCTCAAACACCAGAGAAAAATGACTCCAAGTCACccaaaagagaaagtgagattCCAATCAAACTATCTAAAAAACAACTGCTTGACCAGAACACATTAGATCAGACATATTCCCTCAAGGAGGCTGATAAGACAACTGCTTCACTGAGAGCACACAAAACAACTGGTGTAAAGTGTAAAGCACCACTGCTTGacatgacaacaaaacaaatccaaatgGTACGAAAGGCCAAAAGATGCTCCTTGTCTCCCGCGGAGAAGCAGCCAAACACAGAGATACCCCTAAGTCGACCGCAGGACATGATTTGCCCTGAGGGAAATCATGAGAACAAACAAACGGTGCCAAACTCAGTAGGTGGAGTCTGTGATATTAGTCAGGTTTCAGATGTGCAGAGATTCACGTCTGTGCTATATAACAACTACGACTTCAGTCATGCTCTGCCCTGGACCGAGGAGGGGGTTGTAGAAGACAACTTAGACCCAGCTAATGCAGTGACACTAAAACAGACATGGCAAAGATTTATTGACCAATCACGTCAGCGTATCCAAACTCTGAGGATCCATAAAGAGCACAAAGCAGCCAAACAGTTAGGCTTCATAATCgctgtttttttgctgtgttgGATACCATACTTCATAGCTTTCATGGTCACGGCATTCTGCAGAGAGTGTGTGCACCATGACCTTCATATGTTCACCATTTGGCTGGGTTACATCAACTCCACTCTCAATCCTTTTATATATCCACTCTGCAATGGGAACTTTAAACGCGTTTTCAGAAATATTCTGAACATTCGTTTatga